AGCCTTGGGGCGAACATCGTAAATGCTGCACAGATTGTCCTCTCCTAAAAATGGACAAGGCATGGCTTGAAAAACCTTATCCCCATCCTCATCGACCTTGAGATAGAGATCTTCAAAGACAGGTAGTTTCATCCGAAAATGCTTGGCAATGCGGGTAATATCCGCCTCCGTAAAGAGCGGCCCCAAACTCTTGCAGCAGTTGGCACAGGCTGTACAGTCAATCTCCTCAAAAACCTCTTGATGGACTTGTTGCACAATCTTGTCCAAATCCTTGGGCGCTTTTTTCTTTAAGCCAGCTAAAAATTTACGGTGCTCACCCTGCTTTTGCTGGGCTAATTGCTTATAATGCTCAATGTCTATCTGTACTTGGACCATATCCTTACCTTCTGATTTGTTTTTCCACCCTATTATAGCGAATTTTTCCTCGTTTTAACAGCTTTTTTAAACCAAATATTCGTCTTTCTCTCTATAGTTTTTTTAAAATTTTTCGGACAAAGAAGTTCACCATTTCCTTCTCATCAATCACCTAATAAGAGCAAGTTCTTCACACTTCCCGTCACTTTCCGTCTAACTCTTCCAAATCCTTTATTGCCCACCGACTGATTGAGACCATTTGTCTGCCACAATCATGGAAATGTTTCATGAGAGGAAATAAACCTTCCATAGCTTGAGCATCTACAAAGCCTTTCTCAGCATCGTCTAGTAAATAGACATCAACAGATTGCCCCAGAAATTTCCAATCACTTGATGGCAATTGCTTTACAAGTTCTTGACTGGATGCATGTACAATGAATTATCAAATTTTCCTAATTTCTCCGTAGCAGGGAGGGCGGAAACTCCCACCCTGATCTTTCATATCTACTTCGAATGTAGCAAACGTATATGATCAAGTTCATGTCAATCTTTTTCATACCATTTTTTCATCTTATCTAAGCTGGTCTTAAATTCTGCTACTAAACTGTGAAACCTCCGATTTTCCAATAAAATCTTCGAAATCACTAAGATATTCTTTGTATAAAATCAAGAATGTCCTTGTAAATAACGGCAGTAATCCCTAGGAGCATACACCTGTTCGACATCCATACTCGGCTGATACTTTAGAAATCACTGAGAAAGGCAATATCTCTCTGAATGGTTTTTTCACCCCTACCAAATTCTTTAGCGACTTGCTTTTGGAATAGTCTAGCACCTTCTTGAAACCTCAAAAAAAGTTCTAAAATACGTTCTTTGCTCCCTTTCAGCCTACAATATTTTCTCCATGATGGTGGATTGAGAGGTGAGCCCTAACTGTTCATAAAAGCGCAGTGCCCCTCCATTGTCATTCCACACACTCAGCGTGAGATTATAGCAGCCATTTTCACGAGCCAATTCCTCGGCAAATTGATAGAGTTTTTGACCAATCTTTTGTCCACGCGCATGCTCAGCCACACACAAATCCTCAATAAACAGGGTTTGAACTGGTACCAAAACCTTTGAATCAGCCTTTTTTAGCTGACAAAATAAATGACCCAAGACCTCCCCTTGCTCATCTTCATACACAAAAATTAAATGGTTCGGATTCTCCAGCATCTCTAGCAAATCTTGCTCTTGAAACTTCCGTCCCGTTTTTTGAAACAAGTCCGGTCGTACCGCATGATGAACCTGTAAAATCTGCTCCAGCAAGTTCAACATAATAGGAATATCCGTCACTTTCGCTTCTCTAATCATTTCTTTCCTCCACTTCTATTTAAGGTTAAGTTCAAGTTTAGCTTTACTTATTAAAATCTGTATTTACACCATCACAGGAACTTAAAAACAAGACGATTTTGTGATCATTTCACAATTCGGCTTCCTAAGATACTAAAAAATCAGTATCATCAAAAGCCACCTTTATGAAATGATCACATATTGGTCGTCTTTTAAAGGCATCATGATATTGCGAATACAGGTTCTTAAAATTTTCAACAATAGACTAACATGGTAATTAATCCATCTAACCTTCGCTTGTAAAACTCTAAAAACAGTCTAATCAACTGGGCGAAGGGGGAACTATGGAATCTTAAAACCAAATTCTTTCAATGGTTTTTAGTCCTTTCCCACTCCCAATCTCGTTTAAGGCTTCCCTTTTATCCCTAGCACAAACTTCACATTTTTTCTGGTTTTTATCTGACACTTGTAACCTTCTTTTATCGATAAAATATGCACCTGCTTTCCTATCCACAAACGCAAATAGAGGTCTTGCCATACGCTCATTGCGACGAGACCTCTTTTTCGGACTTCTCTATCTTCAAATTTCAGTTCTGTGCTGATTCCAAATCCTAAGAGATGATTATCTGGGTCAAAACCTATTTCAATAAAAATGGAACACTACTCTGAGCCCTTCATTTGACCTTGTTTAGATTGGGTCACTATTCCTACCTCACGTTTCTACTTCTAGGTTTAGAACCCTACGCTTGCACTTAAGGAAACATGCTCGACTGGACTGAACATCGCTTTCCTATTTTTGAGAGCGAGGATAAAACAGCCCCCTGGCGTGACTTCACTCTCTTATTTTCGAGCTTAGGATAAACAGGCTACTTGACTTGCCTCGCTCTCTTATTTTCGAACTCGGATAAACAGGCTACCGGACTTACCGTGCTTTCGGGTTTCTTAGCTCGGGATAAAATAGCACGCCAGACTTGCCTCGCACTTTTATTTTCGAGCTCGGGATGAGGCTGAGACAAAAGTCCTTGCCTCCATTATTTTTGTAGCTTTAACAGTTTGACGCAGTAGTTGTCTGGTTTGTAGAACGTTGATAAATCAACATTCTACAAACCTAATCAACCTTGCGGGGGTGGGACGACAAAATCGATTTCTACGAAATCACGATTTTTGTCCCGCTCCCATTATTCATCATCCATGCTCAAGACGCTTAGGAAGGCTTCTTGTGGGACTTCGACGCTTCCGATGGCTTTCATGCGTTTTTTCCCGGCTTTTTGTTTTTCAAGGAGTTTGCGTTTTCGTGAGACGTCTCCTCCGTAACATTTGGCCAAGACGTTTTTACGGAGGGCTTTGATGTCACTCCGTGCAACGATTTTTTGTCCGATAGCGGCTTGAATTGGGACTTCAAATTGCTGGCGTGGAATGATCTTCTTGAGCTTATCGACAATCAATTTTCCACGTTCATAGGCAAATTCTTTGTGGACGATAAAGCTGAGGGCATCGACCTTATCACCATTCAGGAGAATATCCATTTTCACCAATTTCGATGGACGATATTCTGAAATTTCGTAGTCAAAACTTGCATAACCACGCGTTGAGGATTTTAATTTGTCAAAGAAATCAAAGACAATTTCGGCAAGCGGAATTTGATAAATGACATTGACACGGTTATCATCAATATAATCCATGGTCACAAAATCGCCACGCTTACGCTGTGCCAATTCCATAACAGCTCCGACATATTCCTGCGGTACCATGATTTGGGCCTTGACATATGGCTCTTCGATACTATCAATCTTAGTTGGATCTGGAAATTCAGATGGATTGGAAACTTCAATGGTCTCACCGTCTGTCATATTGACATGGTACACTACGGATGGTGCTGTCATAATCAAGTCAATATTAAATTCTCGCTCAATCCGTTCTTGAATGACATCCATGTGGAGTAAGCCCAAAAATCCGCATCGGAAACCAAATCCAAGTGCCTGAGAGGTTTCTGGTTCGAACTGCAAGCTGGCATCGTTGAGCTGTAATTTTTCAAGCGCCTCACGCAGGTCATTGTATTTGTTGGAATCAATCGGATAAATCCCTGCAAAGACCATGGGATTCATCTGCTTATAGCCTTCAAGTGGGGCATCCGCTGGATTGGTCGCTAGGGTGACAGTATCACCGACACGGGTGTCAGCAACGGTCTTGATTGAGGCTGCAATATAGCCAACATCTCCTGTTGCAAGGTAATCGCGACCGACAGCTTTAGGAGTGAAAATTCCGACCTCTGTCACATCAAAGGTCTTGCCATTGCTCATCATCTGAATGGTGTCCCCAGGCTTAACCACGCCGTCCATGACCCGCACTTGCAGGATAACCCCACGGTAGGCATCATAGACTGAGTCAAAAATCAAGGCTTTGAGAGGTGCTGTCACATCTCCTGACGGAGCAGGGACTTTTTCTACAATTTGCTCTAAAATCTCTTCAATTCCGATTCCTGCCTTGGCTGACGTCGGCACTGCCTCACTCGCATCTAGACCAATCACATCTTCGATTTCTTGACGAACCCGTTCTGGATCTGCCGCTGGCAAGTCAATTTTATTGATAATCGGTAGGATTTCCAAATCATTATCAAGGGCTAGATAGACATTCGCAAGCGTCTGGGCTTCGATTCCCTGCGCCGCATCAACGACCAAAATCGCACCTTCACAGGCAGCTAGCGACCGCGATACTTCATAGGTAAAATCGACGTGTCCCGGGGTGTCAATCAGGTGAAAAATGTAGGTTTCCCCGTCTTTTGCAGTATAGTTGAGCTCAATAGCGTTGAGTTTGATGGTAATCCCACGCTCACGCTCCAAGTCCATGCTATCCAGCAACTGGGCCTGCATTTCACGGCTGGAAACGGTCTCTGTTTTTTCTAAAATCCGATCTGCCAAGGTCGACTTCCCATGGTCAATATGGGCAATAATCGAGAAATTCCGAATCTTCTCTTGGCGTTTCTTTAAATCTTCTAAGTTCATCTGTCTCATCCTTTTAGGGTATTCCCTTTATTATATCACATCTATCGTATAATTTTCCACTCACTATCTAGCAAATTTTCAGAATCTTTCCTTCAATCAACCTACAAGCAGAAGTTCAAAAATCCAATAATCGTTAAGATAAGGCTTCTTTGAATTTCTTATAAAAACGACACGCTTCCTATAACATTATAAGAATGCGCATTTGGATTTCGAAAGATGAAAACTTCAAATAATGAATTCTTATTACATTATATATAAAAAAGAGGAAATCTTTTATTCCTCTCCAAAATCTGGTTTTACAGCGACCAGCTATCATTGATAAAGAACTACTATTCATGTTTCAAGGGATAAACAACTTCAAACTCCTCTAAGACAAGTGGGGTTTTTTCTGTGAACGTCAACCCAACTTCCTCAAAATAAGGACGGAAAAATGCTTCATGTACCTTACGCCAATAGGCCAAGGACTTGTCGCCTTCTCCTTCTTTAAAGGCATGCGCCTCACTTACTTCTTCAAACGGTACAATGCTGACTTTACAAATCTTGATGATGCAAACTGCTTGATTGTCTGCATTTAAAATCACATCCAGTTCACCAACTTGAGGAAGTGGCTCTGCATCTAATTCATAGAGTTCGTAGGCTGAAGCTGTTGCAGTTTTCTCCCCTCGCAGGACCAAATCAGCCAGTAAATCTGGCTCAACTCCAAACTGCCAAGCATCGATATCCTCTCCAATCTGAGGATTGAGAAGGCGGTAAGCCGCCCACATTTCTTCTGCTGTCATCATTTATTTCTCCTTATGTTTCATAAAATGCTCTACGATATACTGCTTTTCCTGTTCAGTCAAGGTACGATAAGCTCCCACTGGGAGCTCCTCCTCTAAGACAAAATGACCAAAGCCTATGCGTTTAAGGGCGGTCACCTTGACTCCGTAGGCTAAAAACATCTTTTTGACCTGATGAAATTTTCCTTCTGAAATCCGAATTCTTGCACGACTAAAGGAAATATCTGCTGACAAAATCTCTAGAATCGCAGGTTGGCAAACCGTTCCATCTAAAAATTCTACCCCATTTTTGA
The window above is part of the Streptococcus himalayensis genome. Proteins encoded here:
- a CDS encoding YkgJ family cysteine cluster protein, translating into MVQVQIDIEHYKQLAQQKQGEHRKFLAGLKKKAPKDLDKIVQQVHQEVFEEIDCTACANCCKSLGPLFTEADITRIAKHFRMKLPVFEDLYLKVDEDGDKVFQAMPCPFLGEDNLCSIYDVRPKACREFPHTDRKKIYQINHLTIKNTLTCPAAYLFVEKLKERL
- a CDS encoding GNAT family N-acetyltransferase, whose translation is MIREAKVTDIPIMLNLLEQILQVHHAVRPDLFQKTGRKFQEQDLLEMLENPNHLIFVYEDEQGEVLGHLFCQLKKADSKVLVPVQTLFIEDLCVAEHARGQKIGQKLYQFAEELARENGCYNLTLSVWNDNGGALRFYEQLGLTSQSTIMEKIL
- a CDS encoding DUF3977 family protein, with the translated sequence MFIEIGFDPDNHLLGFGISTELKFEDREVRKRGLVAMSVWQDLYLRLWIGKQVHILSIKEGYKCQIKTRKNVKFVLGIKGKP
- the lepA gene encoding translation elongation factor 4; protein product: MNLEDLKKRQEKIRNFSIIAHIDHGKSTLADRILEKTETVSSREMQAQLLDSMDLERERGITIKLNAIELNYTAKDGETYIFHLIDTPGHVDFTYEVSRSLAACEGAILVVDAAQGIEAQTLANVYLALDNDLEILPIINKIDLPAADPERVRQEIEDVIGLDASEAVPTSAKAGIGIEEILEQIVEKVPAPSGDVTAPLKALIFDSVYDAYRGVILQVRVMDGVVKPGDTIQMMSNGKTFDVTEVGIFTPKAVGRDYLATGDVGYIAASIKTVADTRVGDTVTLATNPADAPLEGYKQMNPMVFAGIYPIDSNKYNDLREALEKLQLNDASLQFEPETSQALGFGFRCGFLGLLHMDVIQERIEREFNIDLIMTAPSVVYHVNMTDGETIEVSNPSEFPDPTKIDSIEEPYVKAQIMVPQEYVGAVMELAQRKRGDFVTMDYIDDNRVNVIYQIPLAEIVFDFFDKLKSSTRGYASFDYEISEYRPSKLVKMDILLNGDKVDALSFIVHKEFAYERGKLIVDKLKKIIPRQQFEVPIQAAIGQKIVARSDIKALRKNVLAKCYGGDVSRKRKLLEKQKAGKKRMKAIGSVEVPQEAFLSVLSMDDE
- a CDS encoding ASCH domain-containing protein, which translates into the protein MTAEEMWAAYRLLNPQIGEDIDAWQFGVEPDLLADLVLRGEKTATASAYELYELDAEPLPQVGELDVILNADNQAVCIIKICKVSIVPFEEVSEAHAFKEGEGDKSLAYWRKVHEAFFRPYFEEVGLTFTEKTPLVLEEFEVVYPLKHE